Genomic DNA from Pongo abelii isolate AG06213 chromosome 22, NHGRI_mPonAbe1-v2.0_pri, whole genome shotgun sequence:
aaataattttaaattttctataattgGGAATACATAGTAGCTGAATATAAGTAAACATATTACTCTATGAAATAAATGCATAAGAGTTTGTTATCACAAAAAACAGCATAACACTATTTTTTTGAAATACGAGGCTCTTTTAACACTTTACCTTATTTAATAGTGACAAAACCCCTGAGGAATAGGTTGTATTGCCATTTTAAACATTGGAGAGCagaggtccagagaggttaaatagctTTCTGCAGGTCACACAGATGATGAATTGCAGAGTCAGCATTTAACCCCAGTCTGCTTTTCTGCAAAGCCTCTGCTCCTCACTCTACCCTACCAACCACCTAAGTATAGATCAGTTAATCTTGCCTTCAGAATTCTCCTTTCTTGTGTACTTCCATGTACATTCATACTTACTTCACATGAtgattctattttctggaagttcCACCACATATGGCGATAATGaaacatctttgtcatttctctaAGTGTTTCCAGAGCCTGGCAATGGATGCCATTCACATTGGCATGTCCAGCACCCCCCTGGTGAAGCACACTGCTGGGGCTGGGCTCAAGGCCAACAGACCCCGCGTCATGTCCAAGAGTGGGCACAGCAACGTGAGAATTGACAAAGTGGATGGTATATACCTCCTCTACCTGCAAGACCTGTGGACCACAGTTATCGACATGAAGTGGAGATACAAACTCACCCTGTTCGCCACCACTTTTGTGATGACCTGGTTCCTTTTTGGAGTCATCTACTATGCCATCGCGTTTATTCACGGGGACTTGGAACCCAGTGAGCCCATTTCAAATCATACCCCCTGCATCATGAAAGTGGACTCTCTCACTGGggcatttctcttttccttggaATCCCAGACAACCATTGGCTATGGAGTCCGTTCCATCACAGAGGAATGTCCTCATGCCATCTTCCTGTTGGTTGCTCAGTTGGTCATCACGACCTTGATTGAGATCTTCATCACCGGAACCTTCCTGGCCAAAATCGCAAGACCCAAAAAGCGGGCTGAGACTATCAAGTTCAGCCACTGTGCAGTCATCACCAAGCAGAATGGGAAGCTGTGCTTGGTAATTCAGGTAGCCAATATGAGGAAGAGCCTCTTGATTCAGTGCCAGCTCTCTGGCAAGCTCCTGCAGACCCACGTCACCAAGGAAGGGGAGCGGATTCTCCTCAACCAAGCCACTGTCAAATTCCACGTGGACTCCTCCTCTGAGAGCCCCTTCCTCATTCTGCCCATGACATTCTACCACGTGCTGGATGAGACGAGCCCCCTGAGAGACCTCACACCCCAAAACCTAAAGGAGAAGGAGTTTGAGCTTGTGGTCCTCCTCAATGCCACTGTGGAATCCACCAGCGCTGTCTGCCAGAGCCGAACATCTTATATCCCAGAGGAAATCTACTGGGGTTTTGAGTTTGTGCCtgtggtatctctctccaaaaatggaaaatatgtgGCTGATTTCAGTCAGTTTGAACAGATTCGGAAAAGCCCAGATTGCACATTTTACTGTGCAGATTCTGAGAAACAGCAACTTGAGGAGAAgtacaggcaggaggatcagaggGAAAGAGAACTGAGGACACTTTTATTACAACAGAGCAATGTCTGATCACAGGGGCGCCATCCAGGTTTAACCCTGCAAGCTGTTTCCACATCATAACTCCCTTCAAACACAAAGATTGCTGTGAAAACGAAAATGTGTAGACACACTCTCAAAAACTGCATGGACATACAAAATCAATCTTTTCCTTTGATCTTGTGGCTAAACCAGCATTTCTGTGATTGAGAGATTTCCTGTTAATTGCTTCGTCTGAAAGTGAACTCTCATAATTCAAATTGTGTAAAATAAAGCTACATTTCTAAGAGCTTGGTGTAGGGCAATTGGAATAATGTCCTGTTAGATAAACAGACATTTAGCAATGCTGACattaaaaggaaatgtatttctaTACAAGATTATTAGCTGTAATACAAGATATTTATTTAACCAATGACCTTATGGCTGAGAGTTGAATTGTGGTTCAGTATTCATTGACCTCGTTGCTTTAAAACATGCTCTTTTTGTTCAAGCAGGAAAAATATTATATCTAATGATGTCTATGTGGTAATACCTAAAAAGAGGTAGAGAGACTCTATGTtcacaaaatatagtaatttcatttttaccttTCTTCACTGGACTGAATGAATTGTATGGAAGGAAATTGATCAGATCTGTAATTTACAGCTGTGGAAACCTACACGAATGGGGCTGATGCCAttgtttcctctatttttttttttgaatctactatcctctttccattcaaaatgTTTCCATTCAAAATGTGGTTCACAGACCCGCCACATCAGCGCCATCTGAGAGCTTATTAGTAATGTGTAGATTCTCAGGTCCCAGCCAGACTTACAGAATTCGGGTCTGTATCTTAACAAGAATCCCAGATGATTTGTGTACAAGTGAAAGTTCGAAAGCTCTGCTCTGGACAACATTTTCAAAGCAACTTTCTGAAGCCATGTGGAAAACTGACTCTGTGGGTCCCGTATCCCTGTGGCATCCAGACCTGGCctctcttcatttcattattattgGCCAATATTTCTTTCAGCCATTTCATTTCTTATCTATTAAAATGCCTTGCCCATAAAGGAACTGCATAGGATTATCCCCTGCATTCCAAGAGCAAAATAAAGCTCTTGAGAGTAATTGTTGTCTCCCTCATGCTTGCTGATTACAGTTagcacaaaagaaaaattcagctgCCTGACAATACAGGAAATGTTCTCAGATGCTGAAGTTTGTAAGGTCCGGTGGGGccatgaggaagaagaggagctgAAGGTAAGAAACTCATAAACAAGATGACTCTTTGATGCATGAACAAGATTTGAAAATCTCAAGCCTGTAAAGAATACCCCTGCTATTTAAATAAAGCTCATACCAAGAGGTAACTTTTTGCCCTGGGCCAAATTCAGGGGTCTAGTGCCCTTCATTCCTTTGAGGCAAAAAATAAATGGGCTATGACTGGTTAAATGTCCAAAAGGTGAATTCTCATTTCATTCAAACAAAGACAGATTTGCGCATTCGCTCAAGCAGAATGTGGCCATGAATATTCAGCCCCTGCATACATACAAAGATGTACGCATGATTCCCCCCACCAAGCACAAACACagtcacacacgcacacacgcacacatgcacacacacgcacacgcgcacacacgcacacacgcacacacacgcacatgtgcacacacgcacacatgcacacacacgcacacacacacacacacgcgcacacacacgcacacacacgcacacacttgcACAGGCCCTGGCTCTTCAAGCATAATCATGGTAGTCATCAGTGAAAGACATTTGCGATTAAGACAGCAAGTCCTTGACAAATATGTTCATGTCTATTTGGTTCTAGTtctataaaaatatgaacattagGACTcagagaaaatggggaaaataaagtGGATTCAGGTATAGATTACAGCAAATCTGGATATATATTGATGTTACTGCATTTGCAAATGTCCTCCCATTAGACAGAAAATGTGGCTAAAACCCCTGGCATGGAACTGAACTAGTTTAAGGCAGGTGTAAGGATAGTGGGAGTAAAGtttctgaaagtttaaaaaatgccCTCAATCCATGAACAAGAGGGAGGATGTTGTCTTTACTTATTTAGaaggttttttttccttgtctgttGATAATTTTATGGAAGGTTGCTTTAGATCTCCATtccttaaaaaatattacatgtcAGTGTAGTTAGATATTATCTCTTTTAGTTATTATACTTGCTATTTTTACTGTATAGTGTGGTATAATCAACAAAAAATAATGCCACGGGCACGTTTACACCTTTTCTGTTGCACTATTAAATTCTTTTCACAGTATTTATATCAATGCTAATTTGAATGTGATGCCGATTAAAAATCTTGTTCATTTATATTGTATATGGTACAAGGACGTAGcacaagatacaaaaaaaaatttgtattgtcATTTAGCATATCAATTTCAGCCAAATTTGGAAGACTTGATCATCTTATCTTTTGCTCTACACACTCAAAACAAGTATTGCAGCAGAAATATcaccttaaaaatatatcttaatttatATTTAGATAATATTGAAATCACAGTCTATTAAAATTGgaaatttaattcaaataaaaatcaaacaaaatagttGTTTCAATTTATCTAAATATCTGGTCTTAAGAGTGCCTTAAGAGTGTCTGGTTTTTAAGAGTGTCTTAAAAACCAATATACGTGTAAGTCAACAAATCatataatattcaataaatagctCTGAAGTTGTATCTGATTTGAAACTTACCATTTTCCTGGAACCTTAACTATTATTACTTTATACATAATACTTTCATGTTACTATGCTAACAAAGGATTTAGGTAGCAAACAATTTATTATATCTGGTCAGTCTTCTGCTTGAAACAGATTCACACTCAACACCCAACTAAGGAGGAGCCAAAGTAGTGGAGTATTCCTGACTGACCCAAAAAggcttttgaattttgaaacatttctaATGTGTTAGGTTTTCTCAATGAGACCATTAAAAAACGTTGTGTTCCATTTGAGAAACCACAGTCAACAGCAGTAAATCAGCATGCCCCACAACCCATGtcttattcagcaataaaatagATGGCGCTCACATGGTGCCTGGCAGACAGTGGCTCTGGACAGCAAAGCACTGAGTCACCCAACCCCACTCCTTTGGGATGAGGTTGGGAGTCATGCATTGGCTCCCTTTTTCATCCTGGGGAAATTACAACACAAAGCAGAGTGTCCAGAAATCTAAAGAGCTGGTTTAAGGTGAAAAAAAtgccatgaatgaatgaatcagatatttaataaatcaaaacagctattttgttggatttttatttgaattaaatttcCCAATTTTTAACAGACTGTGATTTCAATATTATCGAAATGTAAACgaagatatatttttaaggtgGCATTTCTACTCCAGCATGAAAAAAATAGTGGCACTTGCACTCTAGCATTATTCTGTCTCCTTTATTTGAGTCTTCAATGTATATGCCCAGctggagggagaagaagagaaaagaagagaaaaatgaaagcattagGCCTTTGACTAGGTTTGGTTCTATATGCTGTCATGATGTTCAAAAGGTCAGACATTTGACCACATAGCACAGTGAAGACTCTCAGgctctcaattttggctttcattcTTGCTAGACTTTTCTTCTATTTAATTTCTGAAatgactagttttttttttttttgaacttgaaaatcagctttttttttaaatttattttattttatgattattatactttaagttttagggtacatgtgcacaacgtgcaggtttgttacatacgtatacatg
This window encodes:
- the KCNJ15 gene encoding ATP-sensitive inward rectifier potassium channel 15 isoform X1; amino-acid sequence: MDAIHIGMSSTPLVKHTAGAGLKANRPRVMSKSGHSNVRIDKVDGIYLLYLQDLWTTVIDMKWRYKLTLFATTFVMTWFLFGVIYYAIAFIHGDLEPSEPISNHTPCIMKVDSLTGAFLFSLESQTTIGYGVRSITEECPHAIFLLVAQLVITTLIEIFITGTFLAKIARPKKRAETIKFSHCAVITKQNGKLCLVIQVANMRKSLLIQCQLSGKLLQTHVTKEGERILLNQATVKFHVDSSSESPFLILPMTFYHVLDETSPLRDLTPQNLKEKEFELVVLLNATVESTSAVCQSRTSYIPEEIYWGFEFVPVVSLSKNGKYVADFSQFEQIRKSPDCTFYCADSEKQQLEEKYRQEDQRERELRTLLLQQSNV
- the KCNJ15 gene encoding ATP-sensitive inward rectifier potassium channel 15 (The RefSeq protein has 1 substitution compared to this genomic sequence) — its product is MDAIHIGMSSTPLVKHTAGAGLKANRPRVMSKSGHSNVRIDKVDGIYLLYLQDLWTTVIDMKWRYKLTLFATTFVMTWFLFGVIYYAIAFIHGDLEPSEPISNHTPCIMKVDSLTGAFPFSLESQTTIGYGVRSITEECPHAIFLLVAQLVITTLIEIFITGTFLAKIARPKKRAETIKFSHCAVITKQNGKLCLVIQVANMRKSLLIQCQLSGKLLQTHVTKEGERILLNQATVKFHVDSSSESPFLILPMTFYHVLDETSPLRDLTPQNLKEKEFELVVLLNATVESTSAVCQSRTSYIPEEIYWGFEFVPVVSLSKNGKYVADFSQFEQIRKSPDCTFYCADSEKQQLEEKYRQEDQRERELRTLLLQQSNV